The following nucleotide sequence is from Mesorhizobium sp. J8.
GACCTGCACGGCATGACACAGGACGAAGCCTATTCGCTGCTGCTCACCTTCCTCAACCGCGCGCATGCCGGCGGCATCCGCTATGTGCTGATCATCACCGGCAAGGGTTCGTCCTCGGGCGGTGACGGCATCCTGCGCCGCGCCGTGCCGGCCTGGCTGTCGACGCCCGCCTTCCGGCATCTCGTCTCCAGCCACGATCACGCCGCCCGCAACCATGGCGGTTCCGGCGCGCTCTATGTCCGGCTGCGGCGGACGCGTTCATGACCCCGTTCGGCGAGAAGCTCAGGGCGCTGCGCGCCGAGCGCGGCGTCAGCCAGAAGGCGATGGCCGAGGCGATCGGCGTCAGCGCCGCCTATCTGTCGGCGCTCGAGCACGGCCGCCGCGGCGCGCCGACCTGGACGCTGATCCAGAAGATCATCGGCTATTTCAACATCATCTGGGACGATGCCGAGGACCTTGCCCGCCTCGCCGAAAGCTCGCATCCCAGGGTCAGGATCGACACGTCCGGCCTGTCGCCGGCGGCGACCGAGCTGGCCAATCTGCTCGCCGAAAGCATCGAGAGGCTGGACGAGGCGGAATTGCGCAAGATCACGGCGTTGGTCCGGGCTGCGCTCCGCGGGCACGGTCGGTAAACGGCAATTGGCAACGTCGGCGCTGCTCCCGCATCCGGCGCTCCGCGGCCCCCTTCTTCCCGTCGGGGAGAAGAGGATGGCGCGCCAGCGCCGGCCATCTCCTCTCCCCTCGGGGAGAGGTCAGCCGAGCGAAGCGAAGGCTGAGTGAGGGAAGCGCCGACGTCCGAAGCCTACTGCACCGAGCCGACCAGCACCGCCTGGCCGTCGCGGATCGAGACCCAGCG
It contains:
- a CDS encoding helix-turn-helix domain-containing protein yields the protein MTPFGEKLRALRAERGVSQKAMAEAIGVSAAYLSALEHGRRGAPTWTLIQKIIGYFNIIWDDAEDLARLAESSHPRVRIDTSGLSPAATELANLLAESIERLDEAELRKITALVRAALRGHGR
- a CDS encoding Smr/MutS family protein, which gives rise to MSRRDDHLSDDDRILWNLVARSARPLKGKTAVEIPDIVEPRPEPPRPAANGVPAAATKPKTPHVAHSLDDQTLHKLKKGRLPIEGRVDLHGMTQDEAYSLLLTFLNRAHAGGIRYVLIITGKGSSSGGDGILRRAVPAWLSTPAFRHLVSSHDHAARNHGGSGALYVRLRRTRS